Proteins co-encoded in one Astatotilapia calliptera chromosome 18, fAstCal1.2, whole genome shotgun sequence genomic window:
- the LOC113010541 gene encoding uncharacterized protein LOC113010541 isoform X3, translating to MCPQRSNRQPRASKKNTKTSPAPEEEVIQRQLRGRRGKGSTGDSLCIAGEGTGCDILDIITTQEEKHVGEEDGGKAVEIAHKELDDLDEDRVSVCSSTASGPSFYHSTYRKARPSQNLCLACQKLYQKAKKIKTPIINKLLDNDPMSPTCDQWVLIKKRTSQRWPDARGKLLSHIKKIKKACEKQSEQRVEESAVCSRPHTFLHRNLRRCVKAKKERKKNKNRRKRQRDGSQGTRAAKQQRLHTNTPIKMTCVEPNSRRKSSSQGNRGVTAEAIPSSVTQEATTPSKRTPKQTGRFRNLLAELRSKSSMIVRETH from the exons ATGTGTCCCCAACGCTCCAACAGACAGCCTAGGGCCTCCAAGAAGAACACCAAGACAAGCCCCGCTCCAGAGGAAGAAGTCATCCAGCGTCAGCTGAGAGGGCGGAGGGGGAAAGGCAGTACTGGTGACAGCCTCTGTATCGCAGGTGAGGGAACAGGGTGCGACATCCTCGACATCATTACCACTCAGGAAGAGAAGCATGTTGGTGAAGAAGATGGGGGAAAGGCGGTAGAGATAGCTCATAAAGAACTGGACGACTTGGATGAAGACCGAGTCTCTGTTTGCAGCAGCACAGCGTCTGGTCCCTCTTTTTATCACTCCACCTACAGAAAAGCGAGGCCTTCCCAGAACCTGTGCTTGGCCTGTCAGAAGCTCTACCAGAAAGCAAAGAAGATAAAAACACCAATCATAAACAAACTGCTGGACAATG ATCCTATGTCCCCGACATGTGACCAGTGGGTCCTTATCAAAAAGCGGACATCCCAAAGGTGGCCTGATGCAAGAGG GAAGCTTTTGAGCCACATAAAGAAGATAAAGAAGGCCTGTGAGAAACAAAGTGAGCAGCGTGTGGAAGAATCTGCCGTCTGTTCAAGGCCGCACACTTTCCTCCACAG GAACCTCAGACGATGTGTGAAAGCGaaaaaggagaggaagaagaataagaacaggaggaagagacagagagacggTTCGCAGGGTACTCGTGCCGCTAAGCAGCAGCGTCTCCACACCAACACTCCCATCAAGATGACCTGTGTAGAGCCAAACAGCCGCCGAAAAAGCAGCAGTCAGGGGAACAGAGGTGTGACTGCTGAGGCGATTCCCTCGTCTGTGACACAGGAAGCCACCACACCAAGCAAGAGAACACCAAAGCAGACGGGTAGATTCAGAAACTTGCTGGCTGAGCTACGGAGCAAGAGCAGCATGATTGTAAGAGAAACACACTAG
- the LOC113010541 gene encoding uncharacterized protein LOC113010541 isoform X2 → MKFNADDLGSFTHLLFFKVEYYRSIRYCVKWKGSMCPQRSNRQPRASKKNTKTSPAPEEEVIQRQLRGRRGKGSTGDSLCIAGEGTGCDILDIITTQEEKHVGEEDGGKAVEIAHKELDDLDEDRVSVCSSTASGPSFYHSTYRKARPSQNLCLACQKLYQKAKKIKTPIINKLLDNDPMSPTCDQWVLIKKRTSQRWPDARGKLLSHIKKIKKACEKQSEQRVEESAVCSRPHTFLHRNLRRCVKAKKERKKNKNRRKRQRDGSQGTRAAKQQRLHTNTPIKMTCVEPNSRRKSSSQGNRGVTAEAIPSSVTQEATTPSKRTPKQTGRFRNLLAELRSKSSMIVRETH, encoded by the exons ATGAA GTTCAATGCAGATGACTTAGGCTCCTTcactcatttactgtttttcaaGGTAGAATATTACAG GTCCATAAGATATTGTGTGAAGTGGAAAGGATCCATGTGTCCCCAACGCTCCAACAGACAGCCTAGGGCCTCCAAGAAGAACACCAAGACAAGCCCCGCTCCAGAGGAAGAAGTCATCCAGCGTCAGCTGAGAGGGCGGAGGGGGAAAGGCAGTACTGGTGACAGCCTCTGTATCGCAGGTGAGGGAACAGGGTGCGACATCCTCGACATCATTACCACTCAGGAAGAGAAGCATGTTGGTGAAGAAGATGGGGGAAAGGCGGTAGAGATAGCTCATAAAGAACTGGACGACTTGGATGAAGACCGAGTCTCTGTTTGCAGCAGCACAGCGTCTGGTCCCTCTTTTTATCACTCCACCTACAGAAAAGCGAGGCCTTCCCAGAACCTGTGCTTGGCCTGTCAGAAGCTCTACCAGAAAGCAAAGAAGATAAAAACACCAATCATAAACAAACTGCTGGACAATG ATCCTATGTCCCCGACATGTGACCAGTGGGTCCTTATCAAAAAGCGGACATCCCAAAGGTGGCCTGATGCAAGAGG GAAGCTTTTGAGCCACATAAAGAAGATAAAGAAGGCCTGTGAGAAACAAAGTGAGCAGCGTGTGGAAGAATCTGCCGTCTGTTCAAGGCCGCACACTTTCCTCCACAG GAACCTCAGACGATGTGTGAAAGCGaaaaaggagaggaagaagaataagaacaggaggaagagacagagagacggTTCGCAGGGTACTCGTGCCGCTAAGCAGCAGCGTCTCCACACCAACACTCCCATCAAGATGACCTGTGTAGAGCCAAACAGCCGCCGAAAAAGCAGCAGTCAGGGGAACAGAGGTGTGACTGCTGAGGCGATTCCCTCGTCTGTGACACAGGAAGCCACCACACCAAGCAAGAGAACACCAAAGCAGACGGGTAGATTCAGAAACTTGCTGGCTGAGCTACGGAGCAAGAGCAGCATGATTGTAAGAGAAACACACTAG
- the LOC113010541 gene encoding uncharacterized protein LOC113010541 isoform X1: MKFNADDLGSFTHLLFFKVEYYSRSIRYCVKWKGSMCPQRSNRQPRASKKNTKTSPAPEEEVIQRQLRGRRGKGSTGDSLCIAGEGTGCDILDIITTQEEKHVGEEDGGKAVEIAHKELDDLDEDRVSVCSSTASGPSFYHSTYRKARPSQNLCLACQKLYQKAKKIKTPIINKLLDNDPMSPTCDQWVLIKKRTSQRWPDARGKLLSHIKKIKKACEKQSEQRVEESAVCSRPHTFLHRNLRRCVKAKKERKKNKNRRKRQRDGSQGTRAAKQQRLHTNTPIKMTCVEPNSRRKSSSQGNRGVTAEAIPSSVTQEATTPSKRTPKQTGRFRNLLAELRSKSSMIVRETH; encoded by the exons ATGAA GTTCAATGCAGATGACTTAGGCTCCTTcactcatttactgtttttcaaGGTAGAATATTACAG CAGGTCCATAAGATATTGTGTGAAGTGGAAAGGATCCATGTGTCCCCAACGCTCCAACAGACAGCCTAGGGCCTCCAAGAAGAACACCAAGACAAGCCCCGCTCCAGAGGAAGAAGTCATCCAGCGTCAGCTGAGAGGGCGGAGGGGGAAAGGCAGTACTGGTGACAGCCTCTGTATCGCAGGTGAGGGAACAGGGTGCGACATCCTCGACATCATTACCACTCAGGAAGAGAAGCATGTTGGTGAAGAAGATGGGGGAAAGGCGGTAGAGATAGCTCATAAAGAACTGGACGACTTGGATGAAGACCGAGTCTCTGTTTGCAGCAGCACAGCGTCTGGTCCCTCTTTTTATCACTCCACCTACAGAAAAGCGAGGCCTTCCCAGAACCTGTGCTTGGCCTGTCAGAAGCTCTACCAGAAAGCAAAGAAGATAAAAACACCAATCATAAACAAACTGCTGGACAATG ATCCTATGTCCCCGACATGTGACCAGTGGGTCCTTATCAAAAAGCGGACATCCCAAAGGTGGCCTGATGCAAGAGG GAAGCTTTTGAGCCACATAAAGAAGATAAAGAAGGCCTGTGAGAAACAAAGTGAGCAGCGTGTGGAAGAATCTGCCGTCTGTTCAAGGCCGCACACTTTCCTCCACAG GAACCTCAGACGATGTGTGAAAGCGaaaaaggagaggaagaagaataagaacaggaggaagagacagagagacggTTCGCAGGGTACTCGTGCCGCTAAGCAGCAGCGTCTCCACACCAACACTCCCATCAAGATGACCTGTGTAGAGCCAAACAGCCGCCGAAAAAGCAGCAGTCAGGGGAACAGAGGTGTGACTGCTGAGGCGATTCCCTCGTCTGTGACACAGGAAGCCACCACACCAAGCAAGAGAACACCAAAGCAGACGGGTAGATTCAGAAACTTGCTGGCTGAGCTACGGAGCAAGAGCAGCATGATTGTAAGAGAAACACACTAG